A stretch of Cyanobacterium sp. HL-69 DNA encodes these proteins:
- the purD gene encoding phosphoribosylamine--glycine ligase PurD, whose amino-acid sequence MKVLVVGNGGREHALAWKLLQSPQVKQVFCSPGNGGTATLANCLNVGIAVDDFTSMVDLIKKEAIDLVVVGPELPLSLGITDYLKEHNINVFGPDKAGATIEASKSWAKDLMVSANVPTAKSATFTSAEEAKEYITQEGAPIVVKADGLAAGKGVVVAMTLGEALGAIDELFAQKFSTVVVEEFLTGQEVSVLALTDGLTIRPLIAAQDHKQVGEGDTGANTGGMGAYAPTPLVNAQMSDRIYTEILQPTLKALQDKGIDYRGVLYAGLMITPEGEPKTLEFNCRFGDPETQAVLPMLKTPLFDVLLACAEQNLASLPPFEWHEGSAVCVVGASAGYPGSYEKGKEISGVMEAQSTGATVFHAGTKLMDDRLITDGGRVLGVTAMADDFQGAIASAYHAMDKISFEGIYFRRDIGHRIMRN is encoded by the coding sequence GTGAAAGTATTAGTAGTGGGTAATGGTGGAAGAGAACACGCTTTGGCATGGAAGTTGTTACAATCTCCTCAAGTAAAACAAGTTTTTTGCTCTCCTGGTAATGGAGGCACTGCCACCCTAGCCAATTGTCTTAATGTAGGAATTGCCGTGGATGATTTTACTTCCATGGTGGATTTAATCAAAAAAGAAGCCATCGATTTGGTGGTAGTAGGGCCAGAACTACCTCTATCTTTGGGCATTACCGATTATCTGAAAGAACATAATATTAACGTTTTTGGGCCCGATAAAGCGGGGGCAACCATCGAGGCGAGTAAGTCTTGGGCTAAGGATTTGATGGTTAGTGCCAATGTACCTACGGCAAAATCAGCTACTTTTACCAGTGCAGAGGAGGCGAAGGAATATATTACTCAAGAGGGTGCGCCCATTGTGGTAAAGGCTGATGGGTTGGCAGCAGGAAAAGGGGTGGTGGTAGCTATGACCCTAGGTGAGGCGTTAGGGGCTATTGATGAACTTTTTGCCCAAAAGTTCTCTACGGTGGTGGTAGAGGAGTTTTTGACGGGGCAGGAGGTGTCTGTTCTGGCTCTCACTGATGGGCTTACTATTCGTCCTTTGATAGCTGCCCAAGATCATAAACAGGTGGGGGAAGGTGATACGGGGGCAAACACTGGTGGTATGGGGGCTTATGCTCCTACTCCCTTGGTGAATGCCCAAATGAGCGATCGCATTTACACAGAAATTTTGCAACCTACCCTCAAGGCATTACAGGATAAGGGCATTGACTATCGGGGAGTGTTGTATGCCGGATTGATGATTACCCCAGAGGGTGAACCCAAAACCCTTGAATTTAACTGTCGTTTTGGAGATCCTGAAACTCAGGCGGTGTTACCCATGCTCAAAACTCCTTTATTTGATGTGCTTTTGGCTTGTGCCGAGCAAAATTTGGCTTCTTTACCTCCTTTTGAGTGGCACGAAGGTAGTGCGGTGTGTGTGGTGGGGGCATCAGCTGGTTATCCTGGGAGTTATGAAAAAGGGAAGGAAATTTCTGGGGTAATGGAAGCACAAAGCACAGGGGCGACGGTATTTCATGCAGGTACAAAGTTAATGGATGATCGCCTTATAACCGATGGTGGTAGGGTATTAGGGGTAACTGCCATGGCTGATGATTTTCAAGGTGCGATCGCCTCTGCTTACCATGCCATGGATAAAATCTCTTTTGAGGGTATTTATTTTCGCCGTGACATTGGACACCGCATTATGCGCAATTGA
- the thiS gene encoding sulfur carrier protein ThiS, with translation MEEEKINITVNGETHHFETNLLLLQLLEILKFNPRLIALEYNGEILHRQYWDSTMVQDGDRLEVVTIVGGG, from the coding sequence ATGGAGGAAGAAAAAATTAATATTACAGTTAATGGTGAAACTCACCACTTTGAAACCAATCTGCTTTTACTGCAACTTCTGGAGATCTTAAAATTTAATCCTCGTTTAATTGCCCTAGAGTATAATGGGGAAATTCTCCATCGTCAATATTGGGATTCTACCATGGTACAAGATGGCGATCGCCTTGAGGTGGTAACTATTGTGGGAGGCGGTTAA
- the eda gene encoding bifunctional 2-dehydro-3-deoxyphosphogluconate aldolase / (4S)-4-hydroxy-2-oxoglutarate aldolase Eda, which yields MLDCWFSLLKQYRLIAVIRASSQEIGEKMAYIASQGGIKLIEVTWNSYQPERLVYHLRQTLPDCYVGVGTILTMAQLKNAIEAQAQFAFSPHFDQDLLNFAHYHHIPFNPGTLSPTEIINAFDGGARAVKVFPVKALGGVDYIKSLQGPMNQFPLIPTGGVTMAETIDFLDAGAIAVGLSGDLFPTDLVRAGKWEEMGDRIYQLMQKINRLPQ from the coding sequence ATGCTCGACTGTTGGTTCTCCCTTCTCAAACAATATCGTCTCATTGCTGTTATCAGGGCTTCCAGTCAAGAAATAGGGGAAAAAATGGCTTACATTGCTTCGCAGGGAGGTATTAAATTAATCGAGGTTACTTGGAATAGTTATCAGCCAGAAAGATTAGTCTATCACCTACGCCAAACACTCCCTGATTGTTATGTGGGAGTAGGTACAATTTTGACCATGGCACAGTTAAAAAATGCCATAGAAGCCCAAGCCCAATTTGCTTTTAGTCCTCATTTTGACCAAGATTTACTCAACTTTGCCCATTACCATCATATCCCTTTTAACCCTGGTACTCTTTCCCCTACCGAGATTATCAACGCCTTCGATGGAGGGGCAAGGGCGGTTAAGGTTTTCCCTGTAAAAGCGTTGGGAGGGGTGGACTATATCAAAAGTTTGCAAGGCCCCATGAATCAGTTTCCCTTGATTCCCACGGGGGGAGTAACCATGGCTGAAACTATTGATTTCCTTGATGCAGGGGCGATCGCCGTTGGGCTTTCTGGGGACTTATTTCCCACGGATTTGGTGAGGGCAGGAAAATGGGAGGAAATGGGCGATCGCATTTACCAACTAATGCAAAAAATTAACCGCCTCCCACAATAG
- a CDS encoding Glycosyltransferase — translation MKILVLAWEFPPRIVGGIARHVAELYPEIVQLNHDIHLITVEFGSAPAYEKVEGLKIYRVPVAPHDNFFEWVKNMNRSMQSHAQKLINNMGTFDLIHAHDWLVAESAIALKHQYKIPLVATIHATEYGRHNGIHNQTQAHVFYHEANLIYNAWRVIVCSNYMRQEIHQVFHCPWDKIDIVYNGIRAEKKQHPPYFDKMEFRRKYAADDEKIIYYVGRMTYEKGIQVLLNAAPQILRATGGKAKFVIIGGGDTHAMKVQAGRLGIWDRCYFTGFMSEEDLNKFQTIADCAVFPSLYEPFGIVALESFASKVPVVVSNAGGLPEVVQHNKTGITTYANDYNSLAWGILQVLQNPDYAQILVKNAYQDLKDRFRWGDLAKQTEAVYTHILKERRQITWE, via the coding sequence GTGAAAATACTGGTACTAGCATGGGAATTTCCGCCGAGAATAGTAGGGGGCATTGCTCGTCATGTAGCAGAATTATATCCTGAAATTGTTCAATTAAATCATGATATACATTTAATTACCGTCGAATTTGGTAGCGCCCCAGCTTACGAAAAGGTAGAAGGACTCAAAATTTACCGTGTGCCCGTCGCCCCCCATGATAATTTTTTTGAGTGGGTAAAAAACATGAATCGCAGTATGCAAAGTCACGCCCAAAAATTAATTAATAATATGGGTACTTTTGATTTAATCCATGCCCATGATTGGTTAGTGGCAGAAAGTGCGATCGCCCTTAAACATCAATATAAAATACCCTTAGTAGCCACCATCCACGCCACCGAATACGGCCGACACAATGGCATCCACAACCAAACCCAAGCCCACGTATTTTATCACGAAGCCAATCTTATATACAACGCATGGCGAGTCATCGTCTGTAGTAACTATATGCGCCAAGAAATCCATCAAGTTTTCCATTGCCCTTGGGATAAAATTGACATAGTTTATAACGGCATCAGAGCCGAAAAAAAGCAACATCCCCCCTACTTCGATAAAATGGAGTTTCGCCGAAAATATGCCGCCGATGACGAAAAAATAATTTACTATGTCGGCAGAATGACCTATGAAAAAGGAATTCAAGTATTATTAAATGCCGCCCCCCAGATTTTACGAGCCACAGGGGGAAAAGCAAAATTTGTTATCATTGGCGGAGGTGATACCCATGCCATGAAAGTTCAAGCAGGAAGACTAGGCATATGGGATCGATGTTATTTTACAGGATTTATGTCAGAAGAAGATCTCAACAAATTTCAAACCATCGCCGACTGTGCCGTTTTCCCCAGTTTATACGAACCCTTTGGCATCGTTGCCCTAGAAAGTTTTGCCTCAAAAGTGCCTGTAGTGGTTTCCAACGCAGGAGGATTACCCGAAGTAGTACAACACAACAAAACAGGCATTACCACCTATGCCAATGATTATAACTCCCTTGCTTGGGGAATTTTACAAGTATTACAAAACCCAGACTATGCCCAAATATTAGTCAAAAACGCCTATCAAGATTTAAAAGATAGATTTAGGTGGGGCGACTTAGCCAAGCAAACAGAAGCAGTATATACCCATATTTTAAAAGAGCGTCGCCAAATTACTTGGGAATAA
- the menB gene encoding naphthoate synthase MenB: protein MNFNWEKVKEYHDILYFKQGGIAKIVINRPHKRNAFRPQTVFELYDAFCDAREDQKVGVILLTGAGPHTDGKYAFCSGGDQSVRGKAGYVGNDGVPRLNVLDLQRLIRTIPKVVIALVAGYAIGGGHVLHLICDLSIAADNAIFGQTGPKVGSFDGGFGASYLARVVGQKKAREIWFLCRQYNAQEALDMGLVNKVVPIEQLEAEGIDWAREILAKSPIAIRCLKSAFNADCDGQAGLQELAGNATLLYYLTEEGAEGKQAFLEKRPPNFDEYPWLP, encoded by the coding sequence ATGAATTTTAATTGGGAAAAGGTCAAGGAATATCACGATATTTTATATTTTAAACAGGGAGGAATTGCAAAAATAGTTATTAATCGTCCCCATAAACGTAATGCTTTTCGTCCACAAACGGTATTTGAATTATATGATGCTTTTTGTGATGCTAGGGAAGATCAAAAAGTAGGGGTAATATTGTTAACGGGCGCTGGGCCCCATACTGATGGTAAATATGCTTTTTGCTCTGGGGGCGATCAAAGTGTGCGGGGTAAGGCAGGATATGTGGGTAATGATGGGGTGCCTCGTCTTAATGTTCTGGATTTGCAACGGTTAATCCGTACTATTCCCAAGGTGGTGATTGCTTTGGTAGCAGGGTATGCCATTGGGGGTGGTCATGTTTTACATCTTATTTGTGATTTGTCCATTGCGGCGGATAATGCTATTTTTGGGCAAACTGGGCCAAAGGTGGGTAGTTTTGATGGTGGTTTTGGGGCTAGTTACTTGGCTAGGGTAGTGGGGCAAAAAAAAGCCCGTGAAATTTGGTTTTTGTGCCGTCAATATAACGCCCAAGAAGCCCTTGATATGGGTTTGGTTAATAAGGTTGTACCTATAGAGCAATTAGAGGCGGAGGGGATTGATTGGGCTAGGGAAATTTTGGCGAAAAGCCCCATTGCCATTCGTTGTCTCAAATCAGCTTTTAATGCGGATTGTGATGGACAAGCGGGGTTACAGGAGTTGGCTGGAAATGCGACGTTGCTTTATTATCTGACGGAGGAGGGGGCTGAGGGTAAACAGGCATTTTTGGAAAAACGTCCACCAAATTTTGATGAATATCCATGGTTGCCGTAA
- the ispH gene encoding 4-hydroxy-3-methylbut-2-enyl diphosphate reductase IspH, protein MDTKTFKRNLQKSENYHRKGFGHQEEVAGVLNSEYESSLIKTIRENNYQITKGDVTIRLAEAFGFCWGVERAVAMAYETRTHFPTEKIWITNEIIHNPSVNERLREMNVGFIPVIDGEKDFSLVNRGEVVILPAFGASVQEMEFLNDKGCTIVDTTCPWVSKVWNSVEKHKKRSYTSIIHGKYNHEETIATSSFADTYLVVLNMDQANYVSEYILNGGDREEFLDMFANAYSQGFDPDKDLERVGIANQTTMLKTETEEIGRLFQQTMLKKYGPTALNDHFMSFNTICDATQERQDAMLDLVKEKLDLMVVIGGFNSSNTTHLQEIAIDYKIPSYHIDSANRIDDDNNIEHKPLKQDLEIKHHWLPEGKITVGVTSGASTPDKVVEDIIEKIFALKNDSLK, encoded by the coding sequence ATGGATACTAAAACTTTTAAGCGCAATCTCCAAAAATCAGAAAACTATCATCGTAAAGGCTTTGGGCATCAAGAAGAAGTCGCAGGAGTTTTGAATAGTGAATATGAAAGCAGTTTAATCAAAACCATCAGAGAAAATAATTATCAAATTACCAAAGGAGACGTTACCATTCGTTTAGCCGAAGCCTTTGGTTTTTGTTGGGGTGTAGAAAGGGCAGTGGCAATGGCCTATGAAACTCGCACCCATTTCCCCACTGAGAAAATTTGGATTACTAATGAAATTATCCATAATCCTTCGGTAAATGAACGTTTGCGAGAGATGAATGTGGGTTTTATTCCCGTCATTGATGGGGAAAAAGATTTTTCTTTGGTTAACCGTGGAGAAGTGGTAATTTTACCCGCCTTTGGTGCTAGTGTGCAGGAAATGGAATTTTTAAATGATAAGGGTTGCACCATTGTAGATACTACTTGCCCTTGGGTATCGAAGGTATGGAATTCGGTAGAAAAGCACAAAAAACGTAGTTATACTTCTATCATCCATGGTAAGTATAACCACGAGGAAACCATCGCCACTAGCTCTTTTGCTGATACTTATTTGGTAGTATTAAACATGGATCAAGCTAATTATGTTAGTGAATATATCCTTAATGGTGGTGATAGGGAAGAATTTTTAGATATGTTTGCAAATGCTTATTCTCAAGGATTTGATCCTGATAAAGATTTAGAAAGGGTAGGTATTGCTAACCAAACCACCATGTTAAAAACCGAAACCGAGGAAATTGGGCGTTTATTTCAACAAACTATGCTCAAAAAATATGGCCCTACCGCATTAAATGATCATTTTATGAGTTTTAATACCATCTGTGATGCTACCCAAGAAAGGCAGGATGCCATGTTGGATTTAGTGAAAGAAAAACTCGATTTGATGGTGGTAATCGGTGGTTTTAATTCCTCTAATACGACTCATCTACAAGAAATTGCGATCGATTACAAGATTCCTTCCTATCATATTGATAGTGCCAATCGTATCGATGATGACAACAATATTGAGCATAAACCCCTCAAACAAGACTTAGAAATTAAGCACCATTGGCTTCCCGAAGGTAAAATCACTGTGGGGGTTACTTCAGGCGCATCCACTCCCGATAAAGTTGTGGAGGATATTATCGAGAAAATCTTTGCTCTGAAAAACGATAGTTTGAAATAA
- a CDS encoding Abortive infection protein, which produces MNIKRSLLAIITVVSLLSVFFALGQSLAEPQVQSQLELYQTNLILNVAELEASDNENLNQLAPSLVGNNPYQVAEKQYQNVLDAALKQAEEKEEEFIALSESPRQQIKQSFNKNQELIEQLKIKLGLINASQNKVEEAFQYWQQISNNSVASTLNNLWQSEGNIEANSETIIRENLDDWFALTALEKYYQVDNNQDKLLEVQLQQQTLAEKATVRLVILSIIPFFGGVIGTGLIVFLLIQWLLKKESSIIAVNGNLSWELKWDWETILQVLIIGFFFVSQILLPILFSASGFNPVGLSIRGKALYVLVSYFLMAGSGLLVLYLSVKPFFPLPEGWFKLTNKNWFWWGLGGYLTAIPLVFLVSFLNQQIWDGQGGSNPLLMLALESQDKVALFIFFVTASVAAPIFEEIVFRGFLLPSLTRYMPVWGAIILSGVIFAIAHLSLSEILPLATLGILLGFVYTRSRSLLSSIMVHSLWNSGTLFSLFLLGSKIN; this is translated from the coding sequence ATGAATATAAAGCGATCGCTCTTAGCTATAATTACAGTTGTATCCTTACTCAGCGTATTTTTTGCCCTTGGGCAAAGTTTAGCAGAACCTCAAGTACAATCTCAGCTAGAGTTATATCAAACTAATCTCATTCTCAACGTTGCTGAATTAGAAGCATCAGACAACGAAAACCTAAACCAACTCGCTCCCAGTTTAGTGGGAAATAATCCCTATCAAGTAGCAGAAAAACAATATCAAAACGTATTGGATGCCGCGCTTAAACAAGCGGAAGAAAAAGAGGAAGAATTTATCGCCCTATCAGAAAGCCCTAGGCAACAAATTAAACAAAGTTTTAACAAAAATCAAGAATTAATCGAGCAATTAAAAATAAAATTAGGACTTATTAACGCTTCTCAAAATAAAGTAGAAGAAGCCTTCCAATATTGGCAACAAATATCTAATAATTCAGTGGCATCAACCCTCAATAATCTTTGGCAATCTGAAGGTAACATAGAAGCGAATTCAGAAACCATTATCAGAGAAAACTTAGATGATTGGTTTGCCTTAACTGCCCTAGAAAAATATTATCAAGTTGACAATAATCAAGATAAATTATTAGAAGTTCAATTACAACAACAAACCCTAGCAGAAAAAGCCACTGTTAGATTAGTTATCCTTAGTATTATTCCTTTTTTTGGAGGAGTTATTGGCACAGGTTTAATCGTCTTTCTACTAATTCAATGGTTACTGAAAAAAGAATCATCCATTATTGCTGTTAATGGTAATTTATCATGGGAATTAAAATGGGATTGGGAAACCATTTTACAAGTATTAATCATTGGTTTTTTCTTCGTTTCTCAAATACTATTACCAATTTTGTTTAGTGCTAGTGGTTTTAATCCCGTGGGTTTAAGCATTAGAGGCAAGGCTTTATATGTATTAGTTAGTTACTTTTTGATGGCAGGTAGCGGTTTATTGGTGTTGTATTTATCCGTAAAGCCCTTTTTTCCTCTGCCCGAAGGTTGGTTTAAATTGACCAATAAAAATTGGTTTTGGTGGGGTTTAGGGGGCTATTTAACCGCCATTCCCCTCGTGTTTTTGGTATCTTTCCTTAACCAACAAATTTGGGATGGGCAGGGGGGTAGTAATCCTTTATTGATGTTGGCGTTGGAATCCCAGGATAAAGTAGCCTTGTTTATTTTCTTTGTTACCGCTTCGGTAGCCGCCCCCATTTTTGAAGAGATTGTCTTTCGTGGCTTTTTGTTACCTTCTCTTACCCGTTATATGCCAGTATGGGGGGCTATTATACTTAGTGGGGTTATTTTTGCGATCGCCCATCTTAGCTTATCAGAAATCTTACCCTTAGCAACCCTAGGAATTTTATTAGGGTTTGTCTATACTCGCTCTCGCAGTTTATTATCTTCCATCATGGTACATAGTTTATGGAATAGTGGCACCTTATTTAGTTTATTTTTATTAGGTAGTAAAATAAATTAA
- a CDS encoding serine/threonine protein kinase — MLSLAGEGQFGKVYSAIHRQTGELFALKQLDAQKFSTKKFLRETRILLSLDHENIIRCQGLEHSKKHRFLVTEYCDSGTLRDFIDSSISLNIEQKLKIIVDILSGLSSVHLKGIIHRDLKPENILLTVSPNGWVAKISDFGVAKIESEDKGNDTNSLGDTGSPAYMAPEQFYGKYSYSSDIYGMGIVLYELLTGKRPFSGSPKEIMIGHLNYLPDIPSDLPPLLQDTLKMALAKLPSHRFRTAKEMKAQILRCLLALETVTTEKNPFFDGYVKDVSSNFDSDTIDILDDYFTLFVVNESCFYFAYQNTFLIKEYQIIDNKLIIKSSKTYQIDGTIFDLKPFNNGCFIITKDINNVRCYSINLFSNEITFIYSFCADNFLSAIAPNGNWLTLAINDKLDKTFQLIKLDDLTCLMPEIEDFFPKEIIILDQGHGLVSFEQKEINKNYSFWKFFTRKGDWYNNYCLDLPLENIKVNQKNKNYFLAREKFTDYVVLINLKPFQVKRIPLKLSPEFILSFDNYFICANSLGKVLCLDLKGNLVSSFDLEKKIIKLNNLNNQMLVASVLVNDKCHIISLKNVIPFSKN, encoded by the coding sequence ATGTTAAGCCTTGCAGGGGAAGGGCAATTTGGTAAAGTTTATAGTGCGATTCATCGACAAACGGGGGAATTATTTGCTCTCAAGCAGTTGGATGCCCAAAAGTTTTCTACGAAAAAGTTTTTACGAGAAACCAGAATTTTATTAAGTTTAGACCATGAAAATATTATTCGTTGCCAAGGTTTAGAGCATAGCAAAAAACATCGTTTCTTGGTAACGGAATATTGTGATAGTGGCACTTTAAGAGATTTTATTGATAGTTCTATCTCCTTAAATATTGAACAAAAATTAAAGATAATTGTTGATATTTTATCAGGTTTATCGAGTGTTCATTTAAAGGGAATTATCCATCGAGATTTAAAGCCAGAAAATATTTTATTAACGGTTTCTCCTAATGGTTGGGTTGCCAAAATATCAGATTTTGGAGTGGCAAAAATTGAATCAGAAGATAAGGGTAATGATACTAACAGTTTAGGGGATACTGGTTCCCCTGCCTATATGGCCCCTGAGCAGTTTTATGGCAAATATTCCTACAGTTCGGATATTTATGGCATGGGGATAGTTTTATATGAGTTGTTGACAGGAAAACGTCCTTTTTCGGGTAGCCCCAAGGAGATTATGATAGGGCATCTCAATTATTTACCTGATATTCCTTCTGATTTACCTCCTTTGTTACAAGACACTTTAAAAATGGCTTTGGCAAAGTTACCGAGCCATCGTTTTCGCACTGCGAAGGAAATGAAAGCCCAAATTTTACGGTGTTTGTTGGCTTTGGAGACGGTTACTACGGAGAAAAATCCTTTTTTTGATGGCTATGTCAAAGATGTTTCTAGTAATTTTGATTCAGATACTATTGATATTTTAGATGATTATTTTACTCTATTTGTGGTCAATGAATCTTGTTTTTACTTTGCCTATCAGAATACATTTTTAATAAAAGAATATCAAATAATTGATAATAAATTAATAATAAAATCTAGCAAAACTTATCAAATTGATGGTACTATTTTTGATCTAAAACCCTTTAACAATGGTTGTTTTATTATTACGAAAGATATTAACAATGTTCGTTGTTATAGTATCAATCTATTCTCTAATGAAATCACTTTTATTTATTCCTTTTGTGCTGATAATTTTCTAAGTGCGATCGCCCCTAATGGTAATTGGTTAACCTTAGCAATCAATGATAAACTAGACAAAACTTTTCAACTAATAAAGTTAGATGATTTAACTTGTTTGATGCCCGAAATAGAAGACTTTTTCCCCAAAGAAATTATTATCCTTGATCAAGGCCATGGATTAGTAAGTTTTGAACAAAAAGAAATTAATAAAAACTATTCATTTTGGAAATTTTTTACTAGAAAAGGAGATTGGTATAATAACTATTGTCTTGATTTACCGCTAGAAAATATCAAAGTTAATCAAAAAAATAAAAATTACTTTTTAGCTAGAGAAAAGTTTACTGATTATGTGGTACTAATTAACCTTAAACCTTTTCAAGTAAAAAGAATACCCTTAAAACTTTCTCCTGAATTTATTTTATCTTTTGATAACTATTTTATCTGTGCTAACTCTTTAGGAAAGGTATTATGTTTAGATTTAAAAGGAAATTTAGTTAGTAGTTTTGATTTAGAAAAAAAAATTATTAAACTAAACAACTTAAATAATCAAATGCTTGTAGCTTCTGTATTAGTAAATGATAAATGTCATATTATTTCTCTGAAAAATGTTATCCCATTTTCTAAAAACTAA
- the purH gene encoding bifunctional phosphoribosylaminoimidazolecarboxamide formyltransferase / IMP cyclohydrolase PurH: MTGLALLSVSDKTGIVELAQTLVNEFGFDIVSSGGTAKTLQSAGIKVTKVSDYTGSPEILGGRVKTLHPRIHGGILARDTEEDLADLKANDIRAFDAVVVNLYPFEQTIADPNCTLADAIEKIDIGGPAMVRATAKNYHHVAVLTNPAMYNQYIEELRAHGGKTTLEFRQARSAEAFAMTASYDQAICRYFGEVAPDTQGYYGIGGQKIATLRYGENPHQQASWYQSGSPKTGWAGAQQLQGKELSYNNLVDLEATRRIIAEFPNDEPAAVIVKHTNPCGVAVGSSLIDAYNKAYQADSISAFGGIVALNRPIDAPTATAMSKIFLECIVAPDCTEEAQQILAKKPNLRVLILSDLYAGSQDNIKAIAGGFLVQDNDIQIESPAQWEVVTEKKPTEEQLKELFFAWKIVKHVKSNAIAISKNRTTLGIGAGQMNRVGSVKIALEEAGDQAQGAYLASDAFFPFDDSVRTAAAAGITAIIQPGGSIKDKDSIKAADELGLVMVFTGVRHFLH, translated from the coding sequence ATGACAGGTTTAGCTTTATTAAGCGTCTCAGATAAAACAGGTATTGTAGAGTTAGCGCAAACATTAGTTAACGAATTTGGCTTTGACATCGTCAGTAGTGGCGGTACAGCCAAAACCCTACAATCCGCAGGAATTAAAGTAACCAAAGTAAGTGACTACACAGGATCACCCGAAATTTTGGGCGGTAGGGTAAAAACCTTACATCCTCGTATCCATGGGGGGATTCTTGCCCGTGATACAGAAGAAGATTTGGCTGACTTAAAAGCCAATGACATCAGGGCTTTTGATGCAGTGGTAGTGAACTTATATCCCTTTGAACAAACCATTGCCGATCCTAATTGTACCCTAGCCGATGCCATCGAAAAAATTGATATTGGTGGCCCTGCCATGGTGAGGGCGACAGCAAAAAATTATCACCATGTGGCAGTATTAACTAACCCTGCCATGTATAATCAATATATTGAAGAATTGAGAGCCCATGGCGGTAAAACTACCCTCGAATTTCGACAAGCTCGTTCGGCGGAAGCCTTTGCCATGACAGCAAGTTATGATCAGGCAATTTGTCGTTATTTCGGTGAAGTTGCCCCAGATACACAGGGTTATTATGGCATTGGTGGACAGAAAATTGCTACTTTGCGCTATGGGGAAAATCCTCATCAACAGGCGAGTTGGTATCAAAGCGGCAGTCCAAAAACTGGTTGGGCAGGGGCGCAACAGTTGCAAGGTAAGGAGTTAAGTTATAATAATTTGGTGGATTTAGAGGCCACTAGAAGGATAATAGCGGAATTTCCTAACGATGAACCAGCGGCGGTGATTGTGAAGCATACTAACCCTTGTGGGGTGGCTGTGGGTTCTAGTTTGATAGATGCTTATAATAAGGCTTATCAGGCGGATTCTATCTCAGCTTTTGGGGGTATTGTCGCCCTAAATCGCCCCATTGATGCCCCTACGGCTACGGCTATGAGTAAGATTTTCCTAGAGTGTATCGTGGCACCTGATTGTACCGAGGAAGCACAGCAAATCTTAGCCAAAAAGCCTAATTTAAGGGTGTTGATTCTCTCGGATTTATATGCAGGTAGTCAGGATAACATAAAGGCGATCGCCGGGGGCTTTTTGGTGCAAGATAATGATATACAAATCGAAAGCCCTGCCCAATGGGAAGTCGTCACCGAGAAAAAACCCACCGAAGAGCAATTAAAAGAGTTATTCTTTGCTTGGAAGATTGTTAAACACGTAAAATCAAATGCGATCGCCATTAGCAAAAATCGTACCACCCTCGGTATCGGTGCAGGGCAAATGAATCGGGTAGGCTCGGTAAAAATCGCCCTAGAAGAGGCAGGAGATCAAGCCCAAGGGGCTTATTTGGCCAGTGATGCCTTTTTTCCTTTCGATGATTCTGTCCGCACTGCCGCCGCCGCAGGTATCACAGCGATAATTCAACCAGGAGGCTCAATCAAAGACAAAGACTCCATCAAAGCCGCCGATGAGTTGGGCTTAGTGATGGTATTTACTGGGGTAAGGCATTTCTTACACTAA